The Flavobacterium jumunjinense genome includes a region encoding these proteins:
- a CDS encoding class I SAM-dependent DNA methyltransferase, producing MNNEIKNYYDELATTYDENRFGNSYGKFIDEQERTFLLAHLPKSNDFSILDLGCGTGRLLEFANFGVDVSEKMIEIAKNKFSDKEFKIGSISSIPYDDDFFDTIFSFHVIMHLDKTSTLDFLKESRLKLKTKGNLIFDFPSKKRRLLTNYKADNWHGANHFSIDEIKEVIGEESVINTIRGVLFLPIHRIPIRFRKFVLKLDDLLCNSFLKEYASYLIIELKKK from the coding sequence ATGAATAATGAAATAAAAAACTATTATGATGAATTAGCCACAACTTATGATGAAAATAGGTTCGGAAATTCATACGGAAAATTCATTGATGAACAAGAGCGTACGTTTTTATTAGCGCATCTGCCAAAGAGTAATGATTTTAGCATTTTAGATTTAGGTTGTGGTACTGGAAGGCTTTTAGAATTTGCAAATTTTGGAGTTGATGTTAGTGAAAAGATGATAGAAATTGCAAAAAATAAGTTTTCAGATAAAGAGTTTAAAATTGGTAGTATTTCATCAATTCCTTATGATGATGATTTTTTCGATACGATTTTTTCTTTTCATGTCATTATGCATTTAGACAAAACGAGTACTTTGGATTTTTTAAAAGAATCTAGGTTGAAATTAAAAACAAAAGGGAATTTAATTTTTGATTTTCCTTCTAAGAAAAGACGCTTATTAACCAATTATAAAGCAGATAACTGGCATGGAGCAAATCATTTTTCAATAGATGAAATAAAAGAAGTAATAGGTGAAGAGTCGGTAATAAATACTATTAGAGGTGTGCTTTTTTTACCTATTCATAGGATTCCTATTCGATTTAGAAAATTTGTTTTAAAATTAGATGATTTGCTTTGTAACTCTTTTTTAAAAGAATATGCCTCCTATCTAATAATTGAACTAAAGAAAAAATAA
- a CDS encoding SprT-like domain-containing protein, with translation MSDVLNKYLPEHAVSSCFELIKINRVHLKIVNERLTRHGDYRKNANGFHQITVNASLNKYRFLITLIHEIAHLVAFEKYGRYIKPHGNEWKLTFQHLMVPFIRPEIFPTQLLPLLARHFKNPKASSDTDATLSLALKQFDENESDKNYIFEIPYGSHFRIHNGRVFRKIALRVKRYECLELKTGKMFLFQPNAEVELIPS, from the coding sequence ATGAGTGATGTTTTAAATAAATACCTTCCTGAGCATGCTGTCTCTTCTTGTTTTGAGTTAATCAAAATAAATCGAGTACATCTAAAAATCGTCAATGAACGTTTAACACGTCATGGTGATTACAGAAAAAATGCTAACGGATTTCATCAAATAACAGTAAATGCAAGTTTAAACAAGTATCGCTTTCTTATTACTTTAATTCATGAAATTGCCCATCTAGTCGCTTTTGAAAAATATGGCAGGTATATAAAACCACATGGTAACGAATGGAAATTAACCTTTCAGCACTTAATGGTTCCTTTTATTCGCCCAGAAATTTTCCCAACACAGTTGCTTCCGCTATTAGCAAGACATTTCAAGAACCCTAAAGCAAGTAGTGACACAGACGCAACCTTATCATTAGCATTAAAGCAATTTGACGAAAATGAATCCGATAAAAATTATATCTTTGAAATCCCATACGGAAGTCATTTTCGAATTCATAACGGACGTGTTTTTAGAAAAATAGCGCTTCGAGTGAAACGCTATGAATGTCTTGAGCTAAAAACAGGGAAAATGTTTTTATTCCAACCTAATGCTGAAGTCGAATTAATACCTAGTTAA